In the Arachis ipaensis cultivar K30076 chromosome B04, Araip1.1, whole genome shotgun sequence genome, AGAAACTTAGACTCTTACTATGGCAAGTAATTAGCACGTCCCAACCTGCCTCTTCACTTCAAAAAGGATACAAAGCAAACAAGACAAAGAAGAAACATATAAAGAGAAGATTTATTAGTGTCACTATCATTACCCTTAGCCAATGTTGAATACAAAGGACATGCAAACCAAATAGTACCATTCTGTATCTGTGAGATCCTCCGGAGACAGTGCTGCTGAACGCCTTTTGGTTTGAGGGCTGGCTTCTACAGCTTTGAGGGACTTGTATAACTCTCGAAGCTGCTCACTCCGCTGCAACCCTATCTGATCAGAATTGAGTTCCACTCCTTGACTTGTCTTCCTTGTCTTAATGTCTCCATTGTAATATCCTTCCCCCCAACTCAACACCCTGCTAAATGGGCACCATGaatagaaagaaattgattttgaatagtAGTATTATTGAATTGTGGTGTTGTCTAAGAAGCCATTGTATTGAGTTGTTCAtattagagaagaagaagaaacaagtcATGATGTGTCTCGTCATATGAAGTCCATTGAGGTATTTTCACAAACAACACATAttcaagaaacagaaaatgaaaaaaaaaatcacaaaacagaACTGAAATTCAAGGAAACGGTTAGTTAGAAGTTAGTACCCGGGTTGGGTAGATGAAGTAGACCAGAATATTGCATAGCTCCACTGGATGCTTCTCACAGACAAAGCAAGATGTTCTTTGAAGTTCTCCAGCAACATTTCCTTGTTCTTTGGGTTCAGGAAAATAACCTTTCAGCTTGAATCATACTTGATTCTCCCCATGAAACCTAAAAAAATGAATTAAGCGAACTCGTAAAAGATTTGGACTAGACAACACATTGGTATAGCAGCTGACAGCTGACAGAATTTATATCTTTATCGGTTTTACAAAGGGCATTTGTGAAgaatacaaaaatggaaggattTTTATAAGAAATCTGAGTTCTGAGTTTCCAATGGCATTAAATACATAGAAGTTCACTTTCTCTATAAAATCATTTCCCTTTTGTATTAGTAAAACTCTCTCTATACCAAATCATATCCGCAGAGAACACATTAGgataaaaagtaaaaacatatATCCAGGCCCCAAAAAAATGAGTATGAACAGAGGATACTTATTTGATTCAGGTCAAATGCTTGGCTTCCTACCACCAGATTATTGCAAAATTACAGCATTTAAGTtaggaaataataaaaaatatatatgattttttgACTATATCTTACATAATTTGCTTTTGATGAAACCATGCCATGCGTTATgtaatatgattttttaaaaaaaaatgagaaaataatgtTATAAGATGTAACTTACTACACATATAGGTTGACAAGTTAAAATAACCCATTTGAAATATTTTCTTAAAAGGTAAATTATGTTATACATGATGCAAGACATAGTGGTTGACAAGTTAAAAAAACcgttggaaagaatttttccttTATCAAGAGTCAATTTGGTGTCCCTTCAATTACGGGGTGACAAATTTAGCAGGTCCACCCACCGAGTCTAGCAGAAGGTATATTTTCAAGGGACATGGAGACAAAACTTCACAGGTCGTATAACAAATTCATAACTCAATTTGTGAGTAGTCAAACAAAACAGACCTTGGAAGCTCCCCGGGAATTaacattttactttttattttctttccattttgtGCATCATAGGAAAGGGATAATACATACATCCACATCAAGCATCAACATCCCGAAAAGAAAGCAACTTTTATATTTGCAAACCACCAATTGGAAAAGCCAAAATAGGGAAAAGAGGAGAAAGATGGGTAACCTGAATGGCATTGGAGATTTGTGTACGGTAGAAGAAGCTCGACCTCGTAGTTGACTCATCCAACACGAACCCTGGCGCCGAATGAACGTAAATCGAGAACTTGGCAACGTTACCGTTCTGCACCAACAaaatccataaaaaaaaaaaaagctgctCAATCATATTATTCTCATAATTTCCGACAATGAtcagttttaaaaaatatttaaaaaggaaagaaaaagaagagggaaACGAACCTTGAAGAAGACATGCCAGAGGAAATCAAGGGGGATGTTTTGGCGAACGAGGAACAAGAAGGCGATCTTAGGGGGGCCGTGGAAGGTTCTAGAAACCGTTGATCGCGTTACCTTGAAGTGGTTGGAGCTATCAGCGTCGGAGAGGTAagaggagtgaagagaaaagagaGCGGCCAAAACGAGGACGCAGGAGAGTGAAACGCAGAGCAGGATGAGGAGCTTCCAGCCGAAGAATCTACTGCCGCTGGTGCTGGTGATGACGTGGCGCCTCTTGGGAGGCACGCCTCTCGCACTTGCAGTTGCCACCACCAACATCACCACCTAAAGCTAAGATCATATGACTGAATAACCATGAATTTGTAGGCACATCAATTGCGAGGGAAGTGCCATAACCAAAATAACAGAGCATTTGATTTGATTACCATGTAAATTGGAGAAAGAAAACAAGCATTCACGTTTGGAGTGATAAATGATGATGATACCATATCCCATAGGGGCTGCCGAATAGCGGTAGCTGCATGCGTTGAAACGGCGTCGTAGAAATGTCGTTTTTGTTCTTTACTTCTTTTTGGGCTCCTTTTAGTTTTCAGTTTTCATATTTGACTTTTGACGTTAGGAGGTGGGTCCCACAGAATAGTGACACGTCGGCAACGTGGCCCGTGAAGCTTTTCAGCTGAGGGCGCGGCACCGCCTTGCCAAAATAGTAAAATACACGTGCACCCACATCCTTCGTTCACTTAACCTAACCCCAAATCGAATGTTTTTATTACTTAAGGATGGATTCATTAACCAagcccaaataaaaaaaattttaagaaaaaaataataaatatatctttaacttttttatttataaatttgtaAATAAAAAAGTTANNNNNNNNNNNNNNNNNNNNNNNNNNNNNNNNNNNNNNNNNNNNNNNNNNNNNNNNNNNNNNNNNNNNNNNNNNNNNNNNNNNNNNNNNNNNNNNNNNNNNNNNNNNNNNAGATGAATTAGTCTCTTCATACAAATATTTCGATCAGATCCAACGAAAAAGTTTAACATGACTCCCATTCTAATGACTTGGCGTTAAGAGTGCACACGTGACATATAAGTGGaaagataattttaaaaattgg is a window encoding:
- the LOC107638649 gene encoding uncharacterized protein LOC107638649 codes for the protein MLVVATASARGVPPKRRHVITSTSGSRFFGWKLLILLCVSLSCVLVLAALFSLHSSYLSDADSSNHFKVTRSTVSRTFHGPPKIAFLFLVRQNIPLDFLWHVFFKNGNVAKFSIYVHSAPGFVLDESTTRSSFFYRTQISNAIQVSWGESSMIQAERLFS